From the genome of Raphanus sativus cultivar WK10039 unplaced genomic scaffold, ASM80110v3 Scaffold4499, whole genome shotgun sequence:
CGGAGATACTGAGCCAGGTCTTGTCTCTTGGTGTTGATCCTCTTCTTGTTGCTATCTTCTGCACCTTTGCATCATTTATTCTCATCAGTCCTCTTGCTTTTCTCCTTGAaaggtaactttttttttatcactacTCTTTGATTCAAACTAAAAcaaagtttcaaattttatttctgtttcatttttttattgtgGATTTTTGAACATGTATTTTTTTGGTGGTTGGTATCTGCAGGGAAGTGTGGCCCAGCAGTCTAAGTTTCAAGTTGAAGACAAAACTGGTTTTAGTTTCTCTTGTTGGGTAACGTCCTTTTGATTCCTGCATGTTTTTGATTGCTGTTTGcttaccttttatttttttactgattGCTATTTGCTTCTTATGATCATAACATGTGATTAATTAAGAGAGAATATCTGTTTGAAACAGAGTATCTCTGTTCCAGTGGTTATTCTTTGAAGGAATGAAACACACCTCTGCATCGATGGCGACAGCTATGCCTAATCTGGCCCCTGCTTTCATTTTCGTCATCGCTTGGGCTACTGGGTAAAACCCTTTACTTTTCTGTTCATTTGTTAtgttaagtatataaatattagaGTTTTACTTAATGGGTTTTGAATAATTGACATTGTTAAAGGATGGAGAAAGTGAAGCTAAGTTGTATGTACAGTAGAGTTAAGATGGCAGGGACGGTGTTATGTGTGATGGGAGCTCTCATTATGAGCTTAATGCACAGTAGTACAGCCACATCTAGCTCGCTCAAGGCTCTGCCAATTGTCCCTGACGATGTGGCTTTGGACAAGGAGAAGATCTTAGGCTGCCTCTGTCTCTTCCTTTCCATCTGCTGCTTGTCCTCAAGTATTGTCCTCCAGGTTTGGCCTCATTCCTCTTTCTTATCACTCACAGTTGATTCTAATCTATTTGATCGTTCTAATTAGGCATCCATACTAGTCGAGTTTCCGGCGCCTGTCTCTATGTTTTCAGTGGTAACTTTGATCGGTGGGTTCACCAC
Proteins encoded in this window:
- the LOC108834917 gene encoding WAT1-related protein At4g16620-like, which encodes MMKKETLKEVGIIGGLVGAQVIYAGNSEILSQVLSLGVDPLLVAIFCTFASFILISPLAFLLEREVWPSSLSFKLKTKLVLVSLVGVSLFQWLFFEGMKHTSASMATAMPNLAPAFIFVIAWATGMEKVKLSCMYSRVKMAGTVLCVMGALIMSLMHSSTATSSSLKALPIVPDDVALDKEKILGCLCLFLSICCLSSSIVLQASILVEFPAPVSMFSVVTLIGGFTTVALQYVVKGSMDMGSASVIGLKNLVGYAVLGGLVSGGGLTFNAWVIKRKGPVVVSLFSPIATVVCVVVSAFSMDDSFNLGSFVGMALMFGGLYFVIWAKGKEDCGEGDEVKVYEEESVLRTEFDLEKPLLR